One Anoplopoma fimbria isolate UVic2021 breed Golden Eagle Sablefish chromosome 2, Afim_UVic_2022, whole genome shotgun sequence DNA window includes the following coding sequences:
- the ero1a gene encoding LOW QUALITY PROTEIN: ERO1-like protein alpha (The sequence of the model RefSeq protein was modified relative to this genomic sequence to represent the inferred CDS: deleted 1 base in 1 codon): MKLLLLLLLLLSFQGPGCADSRCFCQVTGDLDDCTCDVETIDGFNNDKLFPKLQTLLESDYFRFYKVNLNKACPFWRVKGHCGLKDCAVKPCSPNQVPEGIRSSSHNKYSAEANEQTAECEQTENLGAVDVSLSAETREALINWNKHDDEAERFCVVDDEESPDSQYVDLLLNPERFTGYRGPEVLQIWNSIYEENCFKPFTIKRPIMPNSFHRSSGSEAKIFYSWLEGQCVEKRAFYRLISGLHASINIHLSARYLLEDSWFQRNWGHNVSEFRQRFDSELTAGEGPKRLRNLYFLFLIELRALAKVLPFFQRPSFHLFTGRPEEDRRHKELLLDVLQLTRSFPLHFNETSLFSGDEKEAAKLKEDVRLAFLNISRIMDCVGCFKCRLWGKLQTQGLGTALKILFSERQIEALPSSSDQKPSFQLSRQEIVSLLNAFGRISTSISELKNFRSLLAEEQ, from the exons ATgaagctgctcctcctcctcctcctcctcctc tccttccaggGACCCGGATGTGCGGACAGCAGGTGCTTCTGTCAG GTCACAGGAGATCTGGACGACTGCACCTGTGACGTAGAAACCATCGACGGCTTCAACAACGACAAACTGTTCCCCAAACTGCAAACGCTTCTGGAGTCCGACTACTTCAGGTTCTACaag GTGAACCTGAACAAGGCGTGTCCGTTCtggagggtcaaaggtcactgtggtCTGAAGGACTGCGCTGTGAAGCCCTGCTCTCCT AACCAGGTTCCAGAGGGGATCAGATCCTCCTCACACAACAAG TATTCTGCAGAAGCAAACGAGCAGACGGCTGAGTGTGAGCAGACGGAGAACCTCGGAGCTGTCGATGTTTCTTTAAG tgcTGAGACCAGAGAAGCTCTGATCAACTGGAACAAACACGACGACGAGGCCGAGCGCTTCTGTGTGGTCGACG aCGAGGAGTCTCCAGACTCTCAGTACGTCGACCTGCTGCTGAACCCGGAACGCTTCACGGGCTACAGAGGACCAGAAGTCCTGCAGATCTGGAACAGCATCTACGAGGAGAACTGCTTCAA ACCGTTCACCATCAAGCGACCAATAATGCCAAACTCCTTCCACAGGAGCTCAGGAAGTGAAG caaAGATCTTCTACAGCTGGCTGGAAG GTCAGTGTGTAGAGAAGAGAGCTTTCTACCGGCTCATCTCTGGACTCCACGCCAGCATCAACATCCACCTGAGCGCCAGATACCTGCTGGAAG ACAGCTGGTTTCAGAGGAATTGGGGTCACAACGTGTCAGAGTTCAGACAGCGCTTCGACTCAGAGCTGACGGCCGGCGAGGGGCCCAAGCGGCTCCGGAACCTCTACTTCCTGTTCCTGATCGAGCTCCGGGCGCTCGCCAAGGTGCTGCCGTTCTTCCAGCGGCCGTCGTTCCATCTGTTCACCGGCAGACCGGAGGAGGACCGGAGACAcaaagagctgctgctggacgTCCTGCAGCTGACCCG ATCTTTCCCTCTGCACTTTAATGAGACGTCTCTGTTCTCTGGGGATGAAAAGGAAGCAGCCAAACTGAAG GAGGACGTCAGACTGGCCTTCCTCAACATCTCCAGGATCATGGACTGTGTCGGCTGCTTCAAGTGTCGACTGTGGGGGAAACTGCAG ACTCAGGGTTTAGGAACGGCGCTGAAGATTTTGTTTTCAGAGCGACAGATTGAAGCTCTGCCGTCGTCCAGCGACCAGAAGCCCAGCTTCCAGCTCAGCCGACAGGAGATCGTCTCGCTGCTCAACGCCTTTGGGAG GATTTCAACGAGCATCAGCGAGCTGAAGAACTTCAGATCGCTGTTAgcagaggagcagtga